One genomic segment of Streptomyces sp. TLI_146 includes these proteins:
- a CDS encoding TetR family transcriptional regulator yields MAWDTARTRQLLLDAAVEEFAEHGPQGARVARVATRAGVNKERIYQYFGSKEKLFVAVLESELQKLAAAVPLTAEQAADLGDYAGRVFDYHHTHPHFVRLLAWEGLLCQDRVAAECERTDHYAEKIATLTNAQRNGTLTDAVDPGELMRAVIALTTSWFTLPQLTRMLMTPAAKGSPEQQREALVTLVRRLTA; encoded by the coding sequence ATGGCCTGGGACACAGCACGCACGCGGCAGCTCCTGCTCGACGCGGCGGTCGAGGAGTTCGCCGAGCACGGCCCGCAAGGGGCTCGTGTCGCCCGCGTCGCGACACGTGCGGGCGTCAACAAGGAGCGGATCTACCAGTACTTCGGCAGCAAGGAGAAGCTGTTCGTCGCGGTACTGGAGTCCGAGCTGCAAAAGCTCGCCGCGGCGGTGCCGCTGACCGCTGAACAGGCAGCCGACCTGGGCGACTACGCGGGCCGGGTCTTCGACTACCACCACACGCACCCGCACTTCGTACGGCTGCTGGCGTGGGAGGGCCTGCTCTGCCAGGACCGGGTGGCGGCGGAGTGCGAACGCACCGACCATTACGCCGAGAAGATCGCCACGCTGACCAACGCCCAGCGGAACGGGACGCTGACCGACGCGGTCGACCCGGGCGAGCTGATGCGCGCGGTGATCGCCCTGACCACGTCCTGGTTCACCCTGCCTCAGCTCACCCGCATGCTGATGACTCCCGCCGCCAAGGGCAGTCCCGAGCAGCAGCGCGAGGCGCTGGTCACCCTGGTCCGTCGGCTTACCGCCTGA
- a CDS encoding pentapeptide repeat-containing protein produces the protein MNKPERDPGGAPCAPDSEGEDAPDSAVNVRMRELTRLVLDGGVPREYSQRALSLTAADLTSRQLAGAVLADADLSAATLVRADLSGASLPGADLGGADLTGADLTGADLDRCCAHAAVFEDAVLRNASARRADLVACHGARADLSGADLTGAHLEAADFSHARLRGADLTDADCRGAGFEGADLTGARLPALSLLRGVVWTRETMWPAGVADKVLAVSQEAARGRFRILALPPDRAGRVHQ, from the coding sequence ATGAACAAGCCGGAGCGTGACCCGGGTGGCGCACCTTGTGCGCCCGACAGCGAGGGTGAGGACGCCCCCGACTCGGCGGTCAACGTCAGGATGCGTGAACTCACGCGGTTGGTGCTCGACGGAGGTGTCCCGAGGGAGTACTCCCAGCGTGCGCTCAGCCTCACGGCAGCAGACCTGACAAGCCGTCAACTGGCGGGAGCCGTTCTCGCGGACGCGGATCTGTCGGCAGCCACGCTGGTACGCGCCGACCTCTCGGGTGCCAGTTTGCCGGGCGCCGACCTCGGCGGCGCCGATCTGACCGGGGCGGACCTCACGGGCGCCGACCTGGACCGCTGCTGCGCCCACGCTGCCGTCTTCGAGGATGCGGTGCTCAGGAACGCATCGGCGAGGCGAGCCGACCTGGTCGCCTGTCACGGCGCCCGCGCGGATCTGTCGGGCGCCGATCTGACGGGAGCACACCTGGAAGCGGCGGACTTCTCCCACGCCCGGCTTCGTGGGGCCGACCTGACCGACGCGGACTGCCGCGGCGCCGGTTTCGAAGGGGCCGACCTGACCGGTGCCCGCCTCCCCGCCCTGTCGCTTCTCCGGGGAGTGGTGTGGACGCGAGAGACGATGTGGCCGGCGGGCGTCGCGGACAAGGTGCTGGCCGTATCGCAGGAGGCCGCGCGGGGGCGGTTCAGGATCCTCGCGCTGCCGCCGGATCGAGCTGGCCGGGTGCATCAGTGA
- a CDS encoding GNAT family N-acetyltransferase — MNVSVILTAAATPTAPALVLRPWCSDDIPELIEAYKDPALRRGARSPLDSEDDVRGWMRMQEQGWEAGDRFGFAVLEAAQDAAPPRLVGNVALKDVGAGEPRGEVGYWTAAAARGRGVAPRALEALTTWAFDTFAAGGLERLELLHQMDNPASCRVAEKCGYAFDRILPSWPPTYPLDGHLHVKTAPTHGTSGEVRAE; from the coding sequence GTGAACGTCTCCGTCATACTCACTGCCGCCGCGACGCCGACCGCTCCCGCGCTCGTCCTTCGTCCCTGGTGCTCGGACGACATTCCCGAGCTCATCGAGGCGTACAAGGATCCCGCTCTGCGCCGCGGGGCACGCTCCCCGCTGGACAGCGAGGACGACGTGCGGGGGTGGATGCGGATGCAGGAGCAGGGGTGGGAGGCGGGCGACCGCTTCGGCTTCGCCGTCCTCGAAGCCGCCCAGGACGCGGCGCCGCCACGGTTGGTGGGCAATGTGGCGCTCAAGGACGTCGGCGCCGGGGAGCCCCGCGGCGAGGTCGGCTACTGGACGGCAGCGGCGGCGCGTGGGCGCGGTGTGGCTCCGCGCGCCCTGGAGGCTCTCACGACCTGGGCGTTCGACACCTTCGCAGCCGGTGGTCTGGAGCGCCTCGAACTCCTGCATCAGATGGACAACCCGGCGTCGTGCCGCGTGGCGGAGAAGTGCGGGTACGCCTTCGACCGGATCCTGCCGTCGTGGCCGCCCACGTACCCGCTCGACGGACACCTGCACGTCAAGACCGCACCGACGCACGGCACTTCGGGTGAAGTACGAGCCGAATGA
- a CDS encoding flavin reductase family protein yields MGFDDFTALVDSPVYVVTASADGRRAGCLVGFAGQCSLRPERFIAWLSKANHTFLVAERATVLAVHLLPQDHGLAVRFGALCGAEVDKFDGLEWTEGPDGTPLLADAVAWFTGRILERFDGGDHVGFLLEPLTVDKAHDGRPLSLHQTLDITAGHPA; encoded by the coding sequence ATGGGTTTCGACGACTTCACCGCACTGGTGGACTCTCCCGTGTACGTGGTGACCGCCTCGGCGGACGGGCGGCGGGCCGGGTGCCTGGTGGGATTCGCCGGGCAGTGCTCCTTGCGACCCGAGCGGTTCATCGCGTGGCTCTCCAAAGCCAACCACACCTTCCTGGTGGCCGAGCGGGCAACGGTCCTGGCGGTGCATCTCCTGCCCCAGGACCACGGCCTGGCCGTGCGGTTCGGCGCCCTGTGCGGGGCCGAAGTGGACAAGTTCGACGGCCTGGAGTGGACCGAAGGCCCGGACGGAACGCCGCTGTTGGCCGATGCCGTGGCCTGGTTCACCGGGCGGATCCTTGAGCGTTTCGACGGAGGCGACCACGTCGGCTTCCTCCTGGAGCCGCTGACCGTCGACAAGGCACACGACGGCAGACCGCTGTCCCTGCACCAGACGCTCGACATCACCGCCGGGCATCCCGCCTAG
- a CDS encoding serine hydrolase, whose amino-acid sequence MPAAVAVAVGVLTMGALAPPAASAAARPDTVQQGLDALVRSDGLPAALASVKDLDGHTRTYTAGVGDVATGSKVPRDGQVRIGSNTKTFTAVVVLQLVAEGKISLDASVDTYLPGVVRGDGIDGSRITVRDILRQTSGLPSYLEYLDEEIRYYEPRELLDLALQHKAHFDPGKKWEYSNTNYVLAGLIVEKVTHRPLAEEMDRRIIQRIGLRHTYFPAPGDATIREPHPHGYYRGSADQPLQDMTEMDPSWAWAAGQIISTNSDLNRFFTALLVDGRLLPKAQLAEMRTTVRAGAPFADGARYGLGLVSTPLSCGGVYWGHGGSIPGYETRGGVTDRGRAANVAVTVQQDDKTPMKHVERVVDTALCR is encoded by the coding sequence GTGCCGGCCGCGGTCGCGGTGGCCGTGGGTGTCCTGACGATGGGTGCGCTGGCGCCGCCCGCGGCATCCGCCGCCGCCAGGCCGGACACCGTCCAGCAGGGCCTCGACGCCCTGGTGCGGTCCGATGGCCTGCCCGCGGCCCTGGCGAGCGTCAAGGACCTAGACGGGCACACCCGTACGTACACCGCGGGCGTCGGCGACGTGGCCACCGGGTCGAAGGTGCCTCGGGACGGTCAGGTGCGGATCGGCAGCAACACCAAGACGTTCACCGCGGTGGTCGTGCTGCAACTGGTCGCTGAGGGGAAGATCAGTCTCGACGCCTCGGTCGACACCTACCTGCCGGGCGTCGTACGCGGGGACGGGATCGACGGAAGCCGCATCACCGTCCGTGACATCCTGCGGCAGACCAGCGGACTTCCCAGCTACCTCGAGTACCTCGACGAGGAGATCCGGTACTACGAGCCCCGCGAGCTCCTCGACCTCGCGCTCCAGCACAAGGCGCACTTCGACCCCGGGAAGAAATGGGAATACAGCAACACGAACTACGTGCTGGCGGGCCTGATCGTCGAGAAGGTCACCCACCGCCCGCTCGCCGAGGAGATGGACCGGCGCATCATCCAGCGCATCGGGCTGCGCCACACCTACTTCCCCGCCCCGGGTGACGCGACCATCCGAGAACCCCACCCCCATGGCTACTACCGGGGTTCAGCGGACCAGCCTCTGCAGGACATGACGGAGATGGACCCCTCCTGGGCGTGGGCGGCGGGCCAGATCATCTCCACCAACTCCGACCTCAACCGGTTCTTCACGGCGCTGCTCGTCGACGGCCGCCTCCTCCCGAAAGCCCAACTGGCCGAGATGCGCACCACCGTTCGCGCCGGAGCCCCCTTCGCCGACGGGGCCCGATACGGGCTGGGGCTCGTGAGCACGCCGTTGTCGTGCGGCGGTGTCTACTGGGGTCACGGCGGCAGCATCCCCGGATACGAGACCCGGGGCGGAGTCACCGACAGGGGCCGCGCCGCCAACGTCGCGGTGACCGTCCAGCAGGACGACAAGACACCCATGAAGCATGTGGAGCGCGTCGTGGACACGGCCCTGTGCCGCTGA
- a CDS encoding oxidoreductase produces the protein MSNGAKVWLVTGASSGFGRAIAEAAVSAGDTVIGTARRTQALDDLVAAHPDRVEAISLDVTDGERIDAVAADVLARYGRVDVLVNNAGRTQVGAFEETTDQELRDLFELHVFGPARLTRALLPQMRERGSGSIVNISSFGGQLSFAGFSAYSATKAALEQLSEALADEVTPFGIKVLIVEPGAFRTNLFGKGAAYFSEENPAYAEKVGVTRQMVQGGNGDQPGDPAKAAAAIRLALAAENPPLRLALGADAVDFLTAHLDSVRAELAEWEKVSRGTDFDTE, from the coding sequence ATGAGCAACGGCGCCAAGGTCTGGCTGGTCACCGGTGCGAGCAGCGGCTTCGGGCGGGCCATCGCCGAGGCCGCGGTATCCGCCGGCGACACGGTGATCGGCACGGCCCGGCGGACGCAGGCGCTGGACGACCTGGTCGCCGCGCACCCCGACCGCGTCGAGGCGATCAGCCTGGACGTCACCGACGGCGAACGGATCGACGCGGTGGCCGCCGACGTCCTGGCCCGTTACGGCAGGGTGGACGTGCTGGTGAACAACGCCGGCCGCACCCAGGTGGGGGCGTTCGAGGAAACCACCGACCAGGAGCTGCGCGACCTGTTTGAGCTGCATGTGTTCGGCCCGGCCCGGCTGACCCGGGCGCTGCTGCCGCAGATGCGGGAGCGGGGCAGCGGCTCGATCGTGAACATCAGCAGCTTCGGCGGGCAGCTGTCCTTCGCCGGGTTCTCCGCCTACAGCGCGACCAAGGCGGCGCTGGAGCAACTGTCGGAGGCCCTGGCCGACGAGGTGACACCGTTCGGCATCAAGGTGCTGATCGTGGAGCCGGGCGCGTTCCGCACCAACCTGTTCGGCAAGGGCGCGGCGTACTTCTCCGAGGAGAACCCGGCGTACGCCGAGAAGGTCGGCGTGACCCGGCAGATGGTCCAGGGCGGCAATGGCGACCAGCCCGGCGATCCGGCGAAGGCCGCAGCGGCCATCCGCCTGGCCCTGGCCGCCGAGAACCCCCCACTCCGCCTCGCCCTGGGTGCCGACGCGGTCGACTTCCTGACGGCACACCTGGACTCCGTGCGGGCCGAACTGGCGGAGTGGGAGAAGGTTTCCAGGGGGACGGACTTCGACACGGAGTGA